The sequence TATTAAACAGTTCACCAACTATATCAGCACGCTAGAATCCACGAACAATTCTCTTGGATTCTATGTACCTCTTCGCAGCTTTCCGTATCTGGCTTTTTTGAATAAAGAAATCCATTATCGCATTTTTGATGATACTGACCATTGGCACCATAAATTCTTCGATGGGTATGATCGGCCCATAGAAAACCGCAATGATCTGATGAAAAAACCGGTCAAAAATCTGATTATTATGAGCCTTACATTTGGTGACATCATCGAAAAGAAAATAAGAAGCGAGATGGGCTCACAGACCAATATTATACAGCTTCGTGAAATCCTTGATTTCAGTGTTTAGTTAAGTCATCATGAGCTCTGTGATGACCAATAAAGATATTGAACTTTCAGTGGTGGCCAGCATCTATGACGATGCTGAGCTCATTATACCGCTCGTCGAAAAAACAACCAAAGTACTCGTTGCGATGGGTGTTTCTTTTGAAATCATCTTGGTTAATGACAAGAGTCGTGATTATTCTGAACGCATTATAGAAGAACAGTGCCGTAAACATTCTTTTGTACGAGCTCTTACGCTCTCTAGAAATTTCGGTCAGCAGATTGCCATCAGTGCTGGTGTGCACTACGCTCGTGGTCGTTATGTTTTGATCATGGATGGTGATCTTCAAAACCCCATCGATGCCATTCCAAAACTTTACGGCAAGATCAAAGAGGGTTTTGGCATCGTTTACGCTATCTCTACTGTGAGAAATTCTTTCTCTGAAAAAATTACTTCCAAAATTTTTTGGCTTATCATCAACAAATGGTTTCGCGCCAATATTTTGCCTCACCAACTTATGATGCGCATCATGACGGCCGAGTGCGCTGAGACGTATAATTCCTACACTGAAATTACACGCACCGTTGCAGGTGTTATGGCCGATATGGGATTTAGCTCAACTATTTTAGAAGTTCAAAATCAACGCCGCACCCATGGCAAAAGTCATTACAATTTTATCAAACGATTTAATCTTTTCATTGATGCTGTGTTGAGCCTTACAAATAATCCGCTGAACATACTCATCTATTTTGGCTCAACAATGTTGGTGCTCACCCTAGGATTTGCACTTTATGTTGTCTCCACGCATTTCGGAGGTGAACCTATACCAGGGTATTGGTTTGCGGCCATGGTGGTCTCATTTTTCGGAAGTATTATCATTGTAATCTTAGGTATATTGGCCCGTTACCTGGCCAATATTTATACCGAAGTCAGGCGACGTCCGCTTTTTCTTGTGCAAAGAAAGTTCAATTTTTGAGAGGCCTCGTTTTGCGCATGAAACACTTGAACTGGATATGCGGAGTTCTGCTTCTTATTCTGTTTTTTCTTTCATTAAAAACCCTAACTACCTTCCCAGATCTTTTTGACGATGAAGGCCTTTATGCAGCATTTGCCCAAGCTTTGGGAGAAACCGGAAAAACTCACTACTTGGGTTATGCCGTAGAAGCTCCCTACACCCAAGGCAACGCATTAGTCACGCATTTTCATACGGGTCTCTATGCCTGTATTGCGAAATTATTCGGATATACTTTCACTTCGGCAAGAGCGGTTTCATTTTCTCTTTTTTTGATATCAGTACTTCTGTGGGGTTTTATCTCTAGGAGAATAGGTTTTCCTGTTTTCATAGGTACTTTTTTGTTCGCTTCGACAGAACGTTTATTTCATGCCTCACATGTCTTCAGACCTGAAATCAGTTTAATATTCATCAACTGCCTCTATTTATTTCTTTTCACAAATAGACCTGATGCTCCTCTGAAGCCCACGACTTCATTTGCCAGAGGCTTATTTAACTCTCTTTTTGTCATCGCTCATGGCAATGGTATCGCCTCTGTGGCCATTAATTGCTATGACATGGCCACACGCTCTTTCTTTACATTGAAAAAACATTTTTTGGCCAATGGAATCTATTACTGCGGCTCTATTATCGCTGTTGGTCTTTTTTATTTTTTCCAGGTTAGCAGCATTGGATGGAGTGATTTTGTGCTGCAACTCAAGGCCCAACCAGTTCAGCATAAAACGTTTTTAGAACTCATACAGACTGATATTGTGTTGAGGTGGGGTCGAGAACTGGTTGTCGTCGGAGGCAGTCTCGTTGCCAAATTTATGCGAGCATATTTCTATATCGTCATTTTTTTCACAGCGG is a genomic window of Oligoflexia bacterium containing:
- a CDS encoding glycosyltransferase family 2 protein, giving the protein MTNKDIELSVVASIYDDAELIIPLVEKTTKVLVAMGVSFEIILVNDKSRDYSERIIEEQCRKHSFVRALTLSRNFGQQIAISAGVHYARGRYVLIMDGDLQNPIDAIPKLYGKIKEGFGIVYAISTVRNSFSEKITSKIFWLIINKWFRANILPHQLMMRIMTAECAETYNSYTEITRTVAGVMADMGFSSTILEVQNQRRTHGKSHYNFIKRFNLFIDAVLSLTNNPLNILIYFGSTMLVLTLGFALYVVSTHFGGEPIPGYWFAAMVVSFFGSIIIVILGILARYLANIYTEVRRRPLFLVQRKFNF